From Mustela erminea isolate mMusErm1 chromosome 1, mMusErm1.Pri, whole genome shotgun sequence, a single genomic window includes:
- the LOC116567570 gene encoding keratin-associated protein 6-2-like, with product MCCNYGNSCGYGCGCGYGCGYGSGYGCGYGSRCGCGYGSGCGCGYGSGCGCGYGSRCGCGYGSGCGYGYGSGCGCGYGSRCGYGYGSGCGYGYGSGCGCGYGYGSGWGCGKGSCCGCGYGSGCCGYRPFCYRRCYSSCC from the coding sequence ATGTGTTGTAACTACGGGAACTCCTGTGGCTATGGCTGCGGATGCGGCTATGGCTGTGGCTATGGCTCAGGCTATGGCTGTGGCTATGGCTCCCGTTGTGGCTGTGGCTATGGCtcaggctgtggctgtggctatggctcaggctgtggctgtggctatgGCTCTCGTTGTGGCTGTGGCTATGGCTCAGGATGTGGCTACGGCTATGGCtcaggctgtggctgtggctatgGCTCCCGTTGTGGCTATGGCTATGGCTCAGGATGTGGCTACGGCTATGGCtcaggctgtggctgtggctatgGCTATGGCTCAGGATGGGGCTGTGGCAAAGGCTCCTGCTGTGGCTGTGGATATGGCTCTGGGTGCTGTGGCTACCGGCCATTTTGCTACAGAAGATGTTATTCTTCTTGCTGCTAG